A section of the Labrus bergylta chromosome 21, fLabBer1.1, whole genome shotgun sequence genome encodes:
- the metrn gene encoding meteorin gives MASSGVWINAMWIFLFAIFDVALSNYSEDQCSWRGSGLSQQQGSVEQISLHCSEGTLDWLYPKGALRLSLSPRLPSVAVGPGGSSSGLITACVKPSEQFHGAQLYLERDGVLELLVGDRLESSPPPRVRCFSRLPGEKVALFLQATPHQDISRRIATFRYELRGDWTARLSLDSHRINSEDACRPCNNTEILMAVCTSDFVVRGNIRLVAEDETLRAAVIKVSATRVFRQKYSLFTGNSRLSSRGEVRTLLQCGVKPGPGSFLFTGRVHFGEAWLGCAPRYKDFQRAYMMAKAAQQIPCELPVD, from the exons ATGGCTTCATCCGGAGTTTGGATTAACGCAATGTGGATTTTCCTTTTTGCTATTTTTGACGTGGCTTTGTCAAACTATTCGGAGGACCAGTGCAGCTGGAGAGGAAG TGGTCTGTCCCAGCAGCAGGGCAGTGTGGAGCAGATCTCCCTCCACTGCTCAGAGGGCACCCTGGACTGGCTGTATCCCAAAGGAGCCCTGCGCCTCTCCCTGTCCCCCCGCCTGCCCTCTGTGGCGGTGGGTCCCGGTGGCAGCAGCTCAGGCCTCATCACAGCCTGCGTGAAGCCTTCAGAACAGTTCCATGGAGCCCAGCTGTACCTGGAGAGAGACGGGGTCCTGGAGCTCCTCGTCGGGGACCGCTTGGAGTCGTCTCCCCCGCCCAGGGTCCGCTGCTTCAGCCGCCTGCCAGGGGAGAAGGTGGCTCTGTTCCTTCAAGCGACTCCTCACCAGGACATCAGCAGGAGGATCGCTACCTTCAGATATGAGCTGAGGGGCGACTGGACCGCTCGGCTGTCCCTGGACTCACACCGCATCAACAGTGAAG ATGCCTGCAGACCCTGCAACAACACTGAGATCCTGATGGCTGTTTGCACCAGTGACTTTG TTGTGCGAGGTAACATCCGCTTGGTGGCCGAGGATGAGACCCTGCGAGCTGCAGTGATTAAGGTCAGCGCTACGCGGGTGTTTCGTCAGAAGTACTCCCTGTTCACAGGCAACAGTCGCCTGAGCAGCCGGGGCGAGGTCAGGACTCTGCTACAGTGTGGCGTCAAACCCGGGCCCGGCAGCTTCCTCTTCACGGGCCGGGTCCACTTCGGAGAAGCTTGGTTGGGCTGCGCGCCCCGCTACAAGGACTTCCAGAGGGCTTATATGATGGCCAAAGCAGCGCAGCAGATCCCCTGTGAGCTGCCTGTAGACTGA